A section of the Citrobacter farmeri genome encodes:
- the mscK gene encoding mechanosensitive channel MscK, with translation MTMLQLYKRAQHLVFITVAVFILMLSCQSLALARAASNSDLPSKADVQSQLDTLNKQKDLSAQDKLVQQDLIETIATLEKIERVKDETTQLRQRVAQAPEKMRQATEALNALSDVDNDDETRKTLSTLSLRQLELRVAQVLDDLQNAQNDLATYNSQLVSLQTQPERVQNAMYNASQQLQQIRNRLDGTNVGEAALRPTQQVLLQAQQALLNAQIDQQRKSLEGNTVLQDTLQKQRDYVTANSNRLEHQMQLLQEAVNSKRLTLTEKTAQEAISPDETARIQANPLVKQELEINHQLSQRLITATENGNSLMQQNIKVKNWLDRALQSERNIKEQIAVLKGSLLLSRILYQQQQTLPSADELSDMTNRIADLRLEQFEVNQQRDALFQNDAFVARLEEGHSNEVNDEVHDALLQVVDMRRELLDQLNKQLGNQLMMAINLQINQQQLMSVSKSLKEILTQQIFWVNSNRPMDWDWIKAFPQSLKDQFKSMKITVNWEKAWPAVFIAFLAGLPLLLIAGLIRWRLKWLKAYQQKLAAAVGTLRNDSQLNTPKAILIDLIRALPVCLLILAVGLILLTMQLNISDLLWAFSKKLAIFWLVFGLCWKVLEKDGVAIRHFGMPAQLTSHWRRQIVRISLALLPLHFWSVVAELSPLHLMDDVLGQAMIFLNLLLIAFLVWPMCRESWRDKESHGLRLVTITILSIIPIALMVLTATGYFYTTLRLSGRWIETVYLVIIWNLLYQTVLRGLSVAARRIAWRRALARRQNLVKEGAEGAEPQEEPTIALEQVNQQTLRITMLLMVSLFAVMFWAIWSDLITVFSYLDSITLWHYNGTEAGAAVVKSVTMGSLLFAIIASMVAWALIRNLPGLLEVLVLSRLKMRQGASYAITTILNYIIIAVGAMTVFGSLGVSWDKLQWLAAALSVGLGFGLQEIFGNFVSGLIILFERPVRIGDTVTIGTFSGTVSKIRIRATTITDFDRKEVIIPNKAFVTERLINWSLSDTTTRLVIRIGVAYGSDLDKVKKVLLQAALEHPKVMHDPEPAVFFTTFGASTLDHELRLYVRELRDRSHTVDELNRSIDRLCRENNIDIAFNQLEVHLRNEKGDEVTEVKREIKGDDPTPAV, from the coding sequence ATGACTATGTTGCAGCTCTATAAACGTGCACAGCACCTTGTTTTCATCACGGTGGCTGTTTTCATCCTGATGCTGTCCTGCCAGTCTTTGGCGCTTGCCCGTGCGGCGTCAAACAGCGATTTGCCGTCGAAGGCGGACGTTCAAAGCCAACTGGATACGCTCAATAAGCAGAAAGACCTTTCCGCGCAGGATAAACTGGTTCAGCAGGATCTCATCGAGACCATCGCAACGCTGGAAAAAATCGAGCGGGTGAAAGACGAGACGACTCAGCTTCGTCAGCGCGTCGCACAGGCGCCGGAAAAAATGCGTCAGGCGACAGAAGCCCTGAATGCCCTCAGCGACGTGGATAACGATGATGAAACGCGTAAGACGCTCAGTACGCTTTCGTTACGCCAGTTAGAACTGCGCGTGGCGCAGGTACTGGATGATTTACAGAACGCACAAAACGATCTCGCCACCTATAACAGCCAGTTGGTTTCTCTGCAAACGCAGCCAGAACGTGTACAAAATGCAATGTACAACGCCTCTCAACAACTTCAGCAGATCCGCAATCGACTGGATGGCACCAATGTGGGTGAAGCGGCATTGCGACCAACTCAGCAGGTGCTGTTACAGGCGCAGCAAGCGTTACTGAATGCTCAGATCGATCAACAACGTAAGAGCCTGGAAGGCAATACGGTGTTGCAGGACACCCTGCAAAAGCAGCGTGATTATGTCACCGCAAACAGCAACCGGCTCGAGCATCAGATGCAGTTGTTGCAGGAGGCGGTCAACAGCAAGCGTTTGACCTTAACGGAAAAAACGGCGCAGGAGGCCATTTCGCCGGATGAAACCGCGCGGATCCAGGCGAATCCGCTGGTGAAACAGGAGCTGGAAATCAACCATCAGCTCAGCCAGCGCCTGATCACTGCGACGGAAAATGGCAATTCGCTGATGCAGCAAAACATTAAGGTCAAAAACTGGCTGGACCGTGCGCTGCAATCCGAACGTAATATCAAAGAACAAATCGCGGTGCTGAAAGGCAGTCTGCTGCTGTCGCGTATTCTCTATCAACAGCAGCAAACGCTGCCGTCGGCGGACGAACTCTCGGACATGACCAACCGCATTGCGGACCTGCGTCTGGAGCAGTTCGAAGTCAACCAACAGCGTGACGCGCTGTTCCAGAACGATGCGTTCGTGGCCAGGCTGGAAGAGGGCCACAGTAACGAAGTGAATGATGAAGTCCACGACGCGCTGTTGCAGGTTGTTGATATGCGTCGCGAACTGCTGGACCAGCTTAACAAGCAGCTGGGTAATCAGCTTATGATGGCCATTAACCTGCAAATTAATCAGCAGCAGTTAATGAGCGTCTCGAAAAGCCTGAAAGAGATCCTGACCCAGCAAATCTTCTGGGTGAACAGCAACCGGCCAATGGACTGGGACTGGATCAAAGCCTTCCCACAGTCGCTGAAAGATCAGTTCAAGTCGATGAAAATCACGGTGAACTGGGAAAAAGCGTGGCCGGCGGTGTTTATCGCTTTCCTGGCCGGATTGCCGCTGCTGCTGATTGCCGGGCTGATTCGCTGGCGTCTGAAGTGGCTGAAAGCGTATCAGCAGAAACTCGCTGCCGCGGTAGGAACGTTGCGCAATGACAGTCAGCTAAACACGCCGAAAGCGATTCTGATCGATCTGATCCGCGCGCTGCCGGTATGCCTGCTGATCCTGGCCGTTGGCCTGATTTTGCTGACGATGCAACTGAACATCAGCGACCTGCTGTGGGCATTCAGTAAAAAACTGGCCATCTTCTGGCTGGTCTTTGGCCTGTGCTGGAAAGTGCTCGAGAAAGACGGGGTAGCGATTCGTCATTTCGGTATGCCCGCGCAATTGACCAGCCACTGGCGTCGCCAGATTGTGCGCATCAGCCTGGCGCTGCTGCCGCTGCACTTCTGGTCCGTGGTGGCTGAACTTTCTCCGCTGCATTTGATGGACGATGTGTTGGGGCAGGCGATGATTTTCCTCAACCTGCTGTTGATCGCCTTTCTGGTGTGGCCGATGTGTCGCGAAAGCTGGCGTGATAAAGAGTCGCATGGCCTGCGCCTGGTGACGATCACCATCCTGTCAATCATCCCGATTGCGCTGATGGTGCTGACGGCAACCGGCTACTTCTACACCACACTGCGCCTGTCGGGCCGCTGGATTGAGACCGTTTATCTGGTCATCATCTGGAATCTGCTCTACCAGACGGTGTTGCGTGGATTGAGCGTCGCCGCGCGGCGTATCGCCTGGCGTCGTGCGCTGGCGCGTCGACAGAATCTGGTGAAGGAAGGGGCCGAAGGCGCGGAGCCGCAGGAGGAACCGACCATCGCGCTGGAGCAGGTGAACCAGCAAACGTTGCGTATCACCATGCTGTTGATGGTCTCACTGTTCGCGGTGATGTTCTGGGCGATTTGGTCCGATCTGATCACCGTATTCAGCTATCTCGACAGCATCACGCTCTGGCATTACAACGGCACCGAAGCGGGCGCTGCGGTGGTGAAAAGTGTGACGATGGGCAGTCTGCTGTTTGCCATTATCGCCTCGATGGTGGCCTGGGCACTGATCCGCAACCTGCCGGGTCTGCTGGAAGTGCTGGTGCTGTCGCGTCTGAAAATGCGTCAGGGGGCGTCGTACGCCATCACCACAATTCTTAACTACATCATCATTGCCGTCGGGGCGATGACGGTCTTCGGTTCGCTCGGCGTATCGTGGGATAAATTGCAGTGGCTGGCGGCGGCCCTATCGGTCGGTCTCGGGTTCGGCTTGCAGGAGATTTTCGGTAACTTTGTCTCGGGTCTGATCATTTTGTTCGAACGGCCGGTGCGGATTGGCGATACGGTGACGATCGGCACGTTCTCCGGTACCGTCAGCAAGATCCGTATCCGTGCGACCACCATTACCGATTTCGATCGCAAAGAGGTGATCATTCCGAACAAGGCGTTTGTAACCGAGCGTCTGATCAACTGGTCGCTCTCCGATACTACCACTCGTCTGGTGATCCGCATTGGCGTGGCTTACGGTTCAGATCTGGATAAAGTGAAGAAAGTCCTGCTTCAGGCCGCGTTGGAGCATCCGAAAGTGATGCACGATCCCGAGCCGGCGGTGTTCTTTACGACCTTCGGCGCCAGTACTCTCGATCACGAGCTGCGTCTGTACGTGCGTGAACTGCGCGATCGTAGCCATACGGTTGATGAACTGAACCGGTCGATCGATCGCCTGTGTCGCGAAAACAACATTGATATTGCTTTTAACCAGCTTGAAGTGCATCTGCGCAATGAGAAGGGCGATGAGGTGACGGAAGTGAAACGTGAGATCAAAGGCGACGATCCGACGCCGGCGGTCTAA
- the acrR gene encoding multidrug efflux transporter transcriptional repressor AcrR, with amino-acid sequence MARKTKQQAQETRQHILDVALRLFSQQGVSSTSLAEIAKAAGVTRGAIYWHFKNKSDLFSEIWELSESSIGELETEYQAKFPDDPLSVLREILVHLLESTVTEERRRLLMEIIFHKCEFVGEMTIVQQAQRNICLESYDRIEQTLMHCINSKMLPENLLTRRAAVMMRATVSGLMENWLFAPQSFDLKKEARDYVAVLLEMLTFCPTLRSAGPDATS; translated from the coding sequence ATGGCACGAAAAACCAAACAACAAGCGCAGGAAACACGACAACACATCCTGGATGTAGCGCTACGGTTGTTCTCACAGCAAGGGGTATCTTCCACCTCGCTGGCGGAGATTGCAAAAGCCGCTGGCGTCACTCGCGGTGCAATCTATTGGCATTTCAAAAACAAGTCGGATTTATTTAGTGAAATCTGGGAACTATCAGAATCCAGTATTGGTGAGCTTGAGACTGAGTATCAGGCAAAATTCCCCGACGATCCACTATCAGTGTTAAGAGAAATTCTCGTTCATCTCCTTGAATCTACCGTGACAGAAGAACGGCGACGTTTATTGATGGAGATTATATTCCACAAATGTGAATTTGTGGGAGAAATGACTATAGTTCAGCAGGCGCAAAGAAACATCTGTCTCGAAAGCTATGATCGTATCGAGCAAACATTAATGCATTGTATTAATTCAAAAATGTTGCCTGAAAATTTGCTTACGCGCCGGGCGGCGGTGATGATGCGCGCCACGGTTTCTGGCCTGATGGAAAACTGGCTCTTCGCCCCACAATCGTTTGATCTCAAAAAAGAAGCGCGAGATTACGTTGCCGTGTTGCTTGAAATGTTAACATTTTGTCCGACACTGCGCTCGGCAGGGCCCGACGCAACCTCCTGA
- the acrA gene encoding multidrug efflux RND transporter periplasmic adaptor subunit AcrA, with the protein MNKNRGFTPLAVVLMLSGSLALTGCDDKQAQQGGQQMPEVGVVTLKTEPLQITTELPGRTSAFRIAEVRPQVSGIILKRNFEEGSDIEAGVSLYQIDPATYQATYESAKGDLAKAQAAASIAQVTVNRYKKLLGTQYISQQDYDQALADAQQANAAVVAAKAAVETARINLAYTKVTSPISGRIGKSAVTEGALVQNGQATALATVQQLDPIYVDVTQSSNDFLRLKQELANGTLKQENGKAKVELVTSDGIKFPQSGTLEFSDVTVDQTTGSITLRAIFPNPDHTLLPGMFVRARLEEGTNPTALLVPQQGVTRTPRGDATALVVGADDKVETRQIVASQAIGDKWVVTDGLKSGDRVIISGLQKVRPGVQVKAQEVTSDNQQQAANGGKSEQTKS; encoded by the coding sequence ATGAACAAAAACAGAGGGTTTACGCCTCTGGCGGTCGTTCTGATGCTCTCAGGCAGCTTAGCGCTTACAGGATGTGACGACAAACAGGCCCAACAAGGGGGCCAGCAGATGCCAGAAGTTGGGGTTGTGACGCTCAAAACCGAACCTCTACAGATCACAACTGAACTCCCGGGTCGCACCAGTGCTTTCCGTATTGCGGAAGTTCGTCCTCAGGTGAGCGGTATTATCCTGAAGCGTAATTTCGAGGAAGGTAGTGATATCGAAGCAGGAGTGTCTCTCTATCAGATTGATCCTGCGACTTATCAAGCCACTTATGAAAGCGCGAAAGGCGATCTGGCGAAAGCACAGGCCGCAGCCAGCATCGCTCAGGTAACGGTTAACCGTTATAAAAAGCTGCTGGGAACGCAGTATATCAGTCAACAAGATTACGATCAGGCGCTGGCCGATGCGCAACAGGCGAATGCCGCCGTCGTTGCCGCGAAAGCCGCGGTCGAAACAGCACGCATTAACCTGGCGTATACCAAAGTAACCTCTCCGATTAGCGGCCGTATTGGTAAATCCGCCGTGACGGAAGGGGCCCTGGTGCAGAACGGTCAGGCAACCGCGCTGGCAACCGTGCAGCAGCTCGATCCTATCTATGTTGACGTGACGCAGTCGAGCAACGACTTCCTGCGTCTGAAACAAGAACTGGCTAACGGAACGCTGAAACAGGAAAACGGCAAGGCGAAAGTCGAGCTGGTGACCAGTGACGGTATCAAGTTCCCGCAGTCCGGTACGCTTGAATTTTCAGACGTGACCGTCGATCAGACCACCGGTTCCATTACCTTACGCGCCATCTTCCCTAACCCGGATCACACCTTACTGCCGGGCATGTTTGTCCGCGCACGTCTGGAAGAAGGGACCAACCCGACTGCATTGCTGGTGCCGCAACAAGGTGTGACCCGTACGCCGCGCGGTGATGCGACAGCACTGGTTGTGGGGGCTGACGACAAAGTGGAAACCCGTCAAATCGTTGCCAGTCAGGCAATTGGCGATAAATGGGTGGTCACTGACGGACTTAAATCTGGCGATCGCGTCATTATCTCTGGTTTGCAAAAAGTTCGCCCTGGCGTGCAGGTAAAAGCGCAGGAAGTAACATCTGACAATCAACAACAAGCCGCGAACGGTGGCAAGTCAGAGCAAACAAAGTCTTAA